A single region of the Thermovirga sp. genome encodes:
- the dut gene encoding dUTP diphosphatase — protein sequence MLDPVKLGIFRDDDGAELPAYATPFSSGVDLMSMEKAIIPPGGRLSVGTGIRLEIPAGYECQVRPRSGLALKHGVTVLNAPGTIDADYRGEVRVILVNLGENPFEIEKGDRIAQMVLAPVSRIDWKVKDSLSRTDRGSGGFGSTGK from the coding sequence ATGCTGGACCCGGTAAAACTCGGGATTTTCCGGGATGATGACGGGGCAGAGCTGCCGGCTTACGCCACGCCCTTTTCTTCCGGGGTTGACCTCATGTCGATGGAAAAAGCGATCATCCCCCCCGGAGGGAGGCTTTCGGTGGGGACGGGGATCCGTCTCGAGATACCCGCGGGGTACGAGTGCCAGGTGCGTCCCCGCAGCGGTCTTGCCCTGAAGCACGGGGTGACCGTCCTGAATGCGCCGGGAACGATCGATGCCGATTATCGGGGCGAGGTGAGGGTCATCCTCGTCAACCTGGGTGAAAATCCCTTCGAAATCGAAAAGGGGGACAGGATAGCCCAGATGGTCCTCGCCCCCGTGAGCAGGATAGATTGGAAGGTAAAAGATTCCCTGAGCCGGACGGACCGGGGAAGCGGAGGCTTCGGCAGCACCGGAAAGTGA